A genomic segment from Lignipirellula cremea encodes:
- a CDS encoding acyltransferase family protein yields MSEWLRCQRRRKRNSAQKSQDEIAGLRLGFFLSSPGINAWLPLGEGPSLDIMHPRRNSASGSKDSSGRQARARMSSAEHTQNQLSYLPQLDVLRGAACLMVLLAHANRVAIFQWIPDIVGVIGVGVFFALSGFLITRILLMSRSENRSLVRFYDRRAARIFPVFYITLAVLAFACPSADLYWAADFTFNWRFLASSRDYFRPDAETSSLVAHFWSLCVEEHFYWFWPAAIVGLPLYLSRLLPFLVLAATPFACWCAAEQLATIGFSPQEINGLLSRITVTQMSALAIGAIAAWNETALARTDFKVPNSVWAGGLLVAIALGLEQLCREKILSEVAFSTLAIHLLCGGLFLFGFPFQILSRLLPLRLLGKISYGAYVFHLPLYYACGVTGDTPQMMDFATAFACTIGFAILSFRCLELPIITCARTLSPQNFLYGSGVAASFCILGIAVAGLSHDLSALAAQEPGGESLTADLENPSIHVAPQEIQQIVVGSSHAMYGVMPVELKAATYNLANQDQDLWYDCNIAQKMAHRLPNLRRVLFCYSSFSPWHIVADREDWKSRLSIYYFCWQIRSQNDEDSTAVYSNFAIATDLSLHDRLLSKQRLFRNGTDQGWSGLIRSGELDLDAGSRIASRHGLRFQANPDYSRNLQVFLQTIQSLQRRGIECLVFSTPVHACYRNGLNAEQSQKAAEFIRIVCERSDVSYHDFASDDRFRDNDFYDADHLSAAGARKFTRILNQAIED; encoded by the coding sequence GTGAGCGAGTGGTTACGCTGCCAACGGCGTCGAAAGAGAAATTCCGCCCAAAAATCCCAGGACGAAATCGCCGGCCTTCGCCTGGGCTTCTTCCTTTCCTCACCAGGAATTAATGCCTGGCTTCCACTGGGGGAGGGGCCGTCTCTCGATATAATGCACCCGCGGCGAAACTCCGCTTCAGGTAGCAAGGACAGCAGTGGTCGACAGGCAAGGGCTAGAATGTCATCCGCGGAACACACCCAGAACCAGCTGTCGTATTTGCCTCAGCTGGATGTGCTCCGGGGAGCAGCTTGCCTGATGGTATTGCTGGCCCACGCCAATCGTGTGGCGATTTTCCAATGGATACCCGACATCGTCGGCGTCATCGGCGTTGGCGTTTTTTTCGCTTTGAGCGGGTTCCTGATTACGCGAATCCTGTTAATGAGCAGGTCCGAAAATCGCAGTCTGGTCAGGTTCTATGACCGCCGGGCTGCTCGGATCTTTCCGGTGTTTTACATCACCCTGGCCGTACTTGCCTTCGCTTGCCCTTCGGCGGATCTGTACTGGGCCGCCGACTTTACGTTCAACTGGCGATTCCTGGCCAGTTCTCGCGACTACTTTCGCCCGGATGCAGAGACTTCCTCGCTGGTTGCCCATTTCTGGTCGTTATGTGTCGAGGAGCATTTCTACTGGTTCTGGCCGGCTGCGATTGTCGGGCTGCCTTTGTACCTGTCGCGGCTTCTTCCTTTTCTGGTCCTGGCCGCGACGCCTTTCGCTTGCTGGTGCGCCGCAGAGCAACTGGCGACGATCGGCTTTTCCCCGCAAGAGATTAACGGCCTGCTGAGTCGTATTACCGTGACGCAGATGAGCGCTTTAGCGATTGGCGCCATCGCCGCTTGGAACGAAACCGCATTGGCGAGAACCGATTTCAAGGTTCCCAATAGCGTCTGGGCAGGCGGCCTGCTGGTGGCGATCGCACTTGGCCTGGAGCAGCTGTGTCGGGAAAAGATTTTGAGCGAAGTCGCCTTTTCGACCCTGGCGATTCATCTGCTTTGCGGCGGTCTTTTTCTTTTTGGGTTCCCCTTCCAGATTTTAAGTCGTCTTTTGCCGCTGCGGTTACTCGGCAAGATCAGCTATGGAGCGTATGTGTTCCATCTGCCGCTGTACTATGCCTGTGGCGTTACAGGAGATACTCCGCAGATGATGGATTTTGCGACTGCCTTTGCCTGTACGATTGGATTCGCAATTCTGTCTTTTCGCTGTCTCGAGTTGCCCATTATCACCTGTGCACGCACGCTCTCTCCGCAGAATTTCCTGTACGGAAGCGGGGTTGCTGCGTCGTTCTGTATTCTGGGAATTGCAGTCGCTGGACTATCGCATGATCTTTCCGCTCTGGCAGCACAGGAACCGGGCGGCGAATCGCTTACCGCAGATCTGGAAAACCCCAGCATCCACGTCGCCCCCCAGGAAATCCAGCAGATCGTTGTTGGGTCTTCACATGCCATGTATGGCGTCATGCCTGTTGAGCTAAAGGCAGCAACCTATAACCTGGCAAATCAGGATCAGGACTTGTGGTACGATTGCAACATTGCCCAAAAAATGGCGCATCGCTTGCCCAACCTGCGTCGGGTGCTGTTTTGCTATTCAAGCTTTAGTCCATGGCATATCGTTGCTGATCGCGAGGACTGGAAATCGCGTTTGAGCATCTATTACTTCTGCTGGCAAATACGATCCCAGAACGACGAAGATTCCACCGCCGTCTACAGCAACTTTGCGATTGCAACCGATTTGTCGCTTCACGATCGTCTTTTGTCCAAACAGCGTCTTTTCAGAAACGGAACCGACCAGGGCTGGTCAGGTCTGATCCGTTCTGGCGAGCTTGACCTGGATGCCGGCAGCCGCATCGCCTCCAGGCATGGCCTGCGTTTTCAAGCTAACCCTGATTACTCCCGAAACCTTCAGGTGTTTCTTCAAACCATCCAATCGCTCCAGCGGCGCGGCATTGAATGCCTCGTATTCTCAACGCCCGTGCATGCATGCTACCGCAACGGCCTCAACGCCGAACAATCGCAGAAAGCGGCGGAGTTCATTCGTATTGTTTGCGAACGCTCTGACGTCAGCTACCATGACTTCGCATCCGACGACCGGTTCCGGGACAACGATTTTTATGACGCCGATCACCTGTCTGCCGCCGGCGCCAGGAAATTTACGCGCATCCTCAACCAGGCGATAGAAGATTGA
- a CDS encoding OmpH family outer membrane protein → MKASIVAAMAACMVCGGLLVSTVSAQSQSPVVVLDVSKVFKEHIRFKQDLQLMTKDAEAFQAYIQQQEIRVKALLEEQQGSRPGDPVYNRTDEEMTRIRSEVQVQSQLKKKELMMREAKVYFQYYNELQAEVGKFCDAQKISLVIRWNSEPIDQDDRVSVQQGVNNSIVYQRNLDITPLMIEKVNMGVPQPGPDNRNAAIPARPSR, encoded by the coding sequence GTGAAAGCTTCGATTGTCGCCGCTATGGCGGCCTGTATGGTGTGTGGCGGCTTGCTGGTTTCGACCGTTTCCGCCCAGAGTCAAAGCCCGGTAGTCGTACTGGATGTAAGCAAAGTGTTCAAAGAACACATTCGCTTCAAACAGGACCTGCAGCTGATGACCAAGGACGCCGAGGCGTTCCAGGCCTATATCCAGCAGCAGGAAATCCGCGTCAAAGCGCTCCTGGAAGAGCAGCAAGGCAGCCGCCCTGGCGACCCGGTTTATAACCGCACCGACGAAGAGATGACCCGCATTCGGTCCGAGGTCCAGGTGCAGTCGCAGCTCAAAAAGAAAGAGCTGATGATGCGCGAGGCCAAAGTCTATTTCCAGTACTACAACGAACTCCAGGCGGAAGTCGGCAAGTTCTGCGACGCCCAGAAAATCAGCCTGGTGATTCGCTGGAACAGCGAGCCGATCGACCAGGACGACCGCGTCTCGGTGCAGCAGGGCGTGAACAACTCGATCGTCTATCAGCGGAACCTGGACATCACCCCGTTGATGATTGAAAAGGTCAACATGGGCGTGCCGCAACCCGGTCCCGACAATCGCAACGCCGCGATCCCTGCCCGGCCGTCCCGCTAA
- the lpxC gene encoding UDP-3-O-acyl-N-acetylglucosamine deacetylase, translating into MSDNTRTQQTIACETEASGFGYWSGQDVRIEFRPAEANTGVVFVRGDLPQPVRIGVSAAHRLEQPRRTTLTQHGVNVEMVEHILAALLALEIDNCEVWVDAAEMPGCDGSSQAFVNALDEVGILEQPATRRQIVIREPLRVTEGDAWVEAQPHAGPGLTVRYELDYGPGPIGQQTYECLVTPDNFRRELAPARTFLLEQEAVWLHSQGLGLRVGPTDLLVFNETGPIDNSLRYADECVRHKTLDVVGDMALAGCDLVGRVVAHQSGHRLNAALVTRLLAAYDQIQLGRAA; encoded by the coding sequence TTGAGCGATAACACTCGTACGCAACAAACGATCGCTTGTGAAACCGAGGCCAGCGGTTTTGGATACTGGAGCGGGCAAGATGTCCGGATCGAGTTCCGTCCCGCCGAGGCCAACACAGGCGTGGTGTTTGTGCGGGGCGATCTGCCGCAGCCGGTTCGCATTGGCGTGTCGGCCGCGCATCGGCTGGAACAACCGCGTCGCACCACGCTTACCCAGCATGGGGTGAACGTGGAAATGGTCGAACATATTCTGGCCGCCCTCCTGGCGCTGGAAATTGATAACTGTGAAGTCTGGGTCGACGCGGCGGAAATGCCCGGCTGCGACGGCTCCAGCCAGGCCTTTGTCAACGCGCTCGACGAAGTCGGCATCCTGGAGCAACCGGCGACTCGCCGCCAGATTGTCATTCGCGAACCGCTCCGCGTGACCGAAGGCGACGCCTGGGTCGAAGCGCAACCGCACGCCGGTCCTGGTCTGACCGTGCGGTATGAGCTGGACTATGGTCCTGGCCCGATTGGCCAGCAAACGTATGAGTGTCTGGTTACGCCGGACAATTTCCGCCGCGAACTGGCGCCGGCTCGTACCTTTTTACTGGAACAAGAAGCGGTTTGGCTGCATAGCCAGGGACTGGGCCTGCGGGTCGGTCCGACCGATTTACTCGTGTTCAACGAAACAGGGCCGATCGACAATTCTTTGCGTTACGCCGACGAATGCGTCCGGCACAAAACGCTCGACGTCGTCGGCGACATGGCCCTGGCAGGCTGTGATCTGGTTGGCCGCGTTGTCGCCCATCAAAGCGGGCATCGACTGAACGCGGCCCTGGTGACCCGGCTGCTGGCAGCTTACGACCAAATCCAACTGGGGAGAGCCGCGTGA
- a CDS encoding Gfo/Idh/MocA family oxidoreductase, which translates to MKPLRLAVIGAGHLGRIHARLLKQLEEVEDVQLVAIVDPVEANRTAVAAEFGAMPLASHEELYSLVDAAVLAAPTNLHYPLGIDLLNHGLHLLIEKPLAPNTEEADLLVKQAKAKRRVLQVGHVERFNPALAVVQPYVARPKFIEAARASTYTFRSIDVGVVLDLMIHDIDVVLSLVRSKVVQVQALGLAVFGPHEDIAHARLTFENGCVANLSASRCSFEPTRKMSIYAEAAYAQVDFGACQAKIVRPSEELLSRLFDVQGSSPELQADVRENLFSTYLPLEEIQVERGNAILDELTDFLTSIRSRRSPVVCGSQGRDAVAVAERVLAKIAAHRWTGAQEGPVGPLATPASSVLRGPEWAKVDEQTPAPAAPPVAPTPARRKAS; encoded by the coding sequence GTGAAGCCTTTGCGATTGGCCGTTATTGGGGCGGGACATCTGGGACGGATCCACGCCCGGCTGCTCAAACAGCTGGAAGAAGTGGAAGACGTGCAACTGGTCGCCATTGTCGACCCGGTCGAAGCCAACCGCACCGCGGTCGCCGCCGAATTCGGCGCGATGCCTTTGGCCAGTCATGAAGAACTCTACAGCCTGGTCGACGCCGCGGTCCTCGCCGCGCCGACCAACCTGCACTACCCGCTGGGGATCGACCTGCTCAATCATGGGCTGCATCTCCTCATCGAAAAACCGCTGGCGCCCAACACGGAAGAAGCCGACCTGTTGGTGAAGCAGGCCAAAGCCAAACGTCGCGTACTGCAGGTCGGCCATGTCGAACGGTTCAATCCGGCCCTGGCCGTGGTCCAGCCGTATGTCGCACGTCCCAAATTCATCGAAGCCGCCCGGGCCAGCACGTACACCTTTCGCTCGATCGATGTCGGCGTAGTGCTCGATCTGATGATCCACGATATCGACGTAGTCCTGTCGCTGGTTCGCAGCAAGGTCGTCCAGGTGCAAGCGCTGGGGCTGGCCGTGTTTGGTCCGCACGAGGATATCGCGCACGCCCGGCTGACGTTTGAAAACGGCTGCGTTGCCAATTTGTCCGCCTCCCGGTGCAGCTTTGAACCGACGCGGAAAATGTCGATCTACGCGGAGGCGGCTTACGCCCAGGTGGACTTCGGCGCTTGCCAGGCCAAAATCGTACGGCCGTCGGAAGAACTACTTAGTCGCCTGTTTGATGTACAGGGCAGCTCGCCCGAACTGCAGGCCGACGTCCGCGAGAATCTGTTCTCCACGTATCTGCCGCTGGAAGAGATCCAGGTTGAACGCGGGAACGCCATTCTCGATGAGTTGACCGACTTCCTCACCAGCATTCGCAGCCGCCGATCGCCGGTGGTTTGCGGCAGCCAGGGCCGCGACGCAGTCGCCGTGGCCGAACGCGTGCTGGCGAAGATCGCCGCCCATCGCTGGACCGGCGCTCAGGAAGGCCCTGTCGGACCTTTGGCGACGCCCGCCAGCTCGGTGCTCCGCGGTCCCGAATGGGCCAAAGTCGACGAGCAAACGCCTGCTCCGGCCGCTCCGCCAGTCGCCCCGACGCCCGCGCGTCGCAAGGCCAGTTAG
- a CDS encoding ISKra4 family transposase — protein sequence MCIASEPRRYKPRSTPRQKKGYQGASCVCQKCQNDARFVERRGRTITCLLGGIRVRRPYYHCAVCSEGLSPWDQELGLSKRCLSPAVAELSSLAGTVSSFAVSAKRMLLKMTGLRVSESSVERVTEDAGARVGKLLEDRIKFGADREWKWQRDALGRTCAYASLDAKCVRRQGPKASRVEGRMAYVASIYNPDSEYDETQKKPHQSRYLSGFYELNELGLQLRRQAGQVGWDKAEVQIALSDGGNGMEQFLRRNFPLATIIIDFWHVKEYLVELAKALFADEHERQSWMDRHAPMLKHEGGPAVLAQLKEIDPGPIAATRELYRVTVQYFENHQHKMDYPSYVKNGWQIGSGPIESACRTVVGDRLNGSGMRWGNDGADALCHLRALFLSEPDQWDAFWEKHRN from the coding sequence TTGTGCATCGCATCGGAGCCCAGGCGATACAAGCCGCGGTCGACGCCGCGGCAAAAAAAGGGGTACCAGGGTGCTAGCTGCGTCTGCCAGAAATGCCAGAACGACGCCCGCTTCGTCGAACGGCGAGGACGTACGATCACCTGTCTATTAGGCGGCATTCGCGTGCGTCGCCCCTATTACCACTGCGCCGTTTGCAGTGAAGGATTGTCGCCTTGGGATCAGGAACTGGGGCTGTCGAAACGCTGCCTTTCGCCCGCCGTGGCGGAGCTTTCGTCGCTGGCCGGAACGGTGTCGAGTTTCGCGGTCTCGGCGAAACGCATGCTGCTCAAGATGACCGGTCTGCGCGTCAGTGAGTCGAGCGTCGAACGCGTCACCGAAGATGCCGGCGCCCGGGTCGGCAAACTGCTGGAGGACCGAATCAAGTTCGGCGCGGACCGCGAGTGGAAGTGGCAACGCGATGCGTTGGGCCGCACCTGCGCTTACGCCAGTTTGGATGCGAAGTGCGTTCGCCGGCAAGGCCCCAAGGCGAGTCGCGTGGAGGGACGCATGGCGTACGTCGCGTCGATCTACAATCCCGACAGCGAGTATGATGAGACACAGAAGAAGCCGCATCAATCGCGTTATTTGTCGGGTTTTTACGAGCTAAACGAACTCGGCCTGCAGCTTCGTCGCCAAGCCGGACAGGTCGGCTGGGACAAGGCCGAGGTGCAAATCGCCCTCTCGGACGGCGGCAACGGCATGGAGCAATTCCTTCGCCGCAACTTTCCGCTGGCCACGATCATCATCGACTTCTGGCACGTGAAAGAGTACCTGGTGGAACTGGCGAAGGCGCTCTTCGCCGACGAGCATGAACGCCAGAGCTGGATGGATCGTCACGCTCCCATGCTCAAGCATGAAGGCGGCCCAGCCGTGCTGGCCCAGCTGAAAGAGATTGACCCCGGACCGATCGCGGCGACGCGTGAACTGTATCGCGTCACGGTTCAATATTTTGAAAATCATCAGCACAAGATGGACTACCCGAGCTACGTGAAGAACGGCTGGCAGATCGGTTCCGGTCCGATCGAGTCGGCCTGTCGGACTGTAGTCGGCGACCGCCTCAACGGCAGCGGCATGCGTTGGGGCAACGACGGCGCGGACGCCCTCTGCCACCTCCGCGCCCTGTTCCTCAGCGAACCGGACCAATGGGACGCCTTTTGGGAGAAGCACCGAAACTAA
- a CDS encoding RNA polymerase sigma factor, with protein sequence MADQNDSFSQGTSLSLLQRAQANDQDAWERIVRLYGPLVYRWCQQAGVPASDLPDLFQDTFRAVAAGLLKFQPQRKGSFRAWLRTIARSKTANFFHQQNRQPQAQGGSEARQLMNAAADPAAEDPQAACFPDDSATEIEADRQLLVRRAMECIRPEFSARTWQAFEMVALEGRPVSDAAAAVAMSEQAVRQANYRVRRRMRQELEGLFEV encoded by the coding sequence ATGGCCGATCAAAACGATTCGTTTTCGCAGGGGACTTCGTTAAGTCTGCTGCAGCGGGCCCAGGCTAACGACCAGGACGCTTGGGAGAGGATTGTGCGTCTGTATGGCCCGCTGGTCTATCGCTGGTGCCAGCAGGCCGGCGTCCCCGCCAGCGACCTGCCAGACCTGTTCCAGGACACCTTCCGCGCCGTGGCGGCCGGTCTGCTGAAGTTCCAGCCGCAACGCAAAGGCTCTTTCCGAGCCTGGCTGCGAACGATCGCCCGCAGCAAAACGGCGAACTTTTTTCACCAACAGAACCGCCAGCCTCAGGCCCAGGGCGGCAGTGAAGCCCGGCAACTCATGAACGCCGCAGCTGACCCGGCAGCCGAAGATCCGCAAGCCGCCTGCTTTCCCGACGACTCGGCGACCGAGATTGAGGCCGATCGCCAGTTGCTGGTGCGGCGGGCGATGGAATGTATCCGGCCTGAATTCAGCGCCCGCACCTGGCAGGCGTTTGAGATGGTCGCTCTGGAAGGACGCCCCGTCAGCGATGCGGCCGCCGCAGTCGCCATGAGCGAGCAGGCCGTGCGGCAAGCCAACTACCGCGTTCGTCGGCGCATGCGGCAAGAACTCGAAGGCCTGTTCGAGGTCTGA
- a CDS encoding BMC domain-containing protein: protein MSALGILETTGYTPAMVALDVMGKAASVSVLEAELNDFLGFVIKITGELDQVRAALEAGTAMAEQMGGKPLTSVLPRPDAEALQAIRSRPEISPLMNQQTVYHPQTQNESETAVAEPPFALGFLETQGFTAVFEAIDSACKAANVEVVGKEKLGGGYVTIVIKGDVAAVTAAVETGKSKVEGLGKLIAAHVIARPSASVLSLLPK from the coding sequence TTGTCAGCTTTGGGAATTTTAGAAACCACCGGCTATACGCCCGCGATGGTCGCTCTCGACGTGATGGGCAAGGCCGCTTCGGTCAGCGTCCTGGAAGCAGAACTGAACGACTTTCTTGGCTTCGTCATTAAAATTACCGGCGAGCTCGACCAGGTGCGTGCCGCTCTCGAGGCAGGAACCGCTATGGCCGAACAAATGGGCGGCAAGCCCCTGACCAGCGTGCTGCCGCGCCCCGATGCAGAGGCCCTCCAGGCGATTCGCAGTCGTCCGGAGATCAGCCCCCTGATGAACCAGCAGACCGTATATCACCCCCAGACCCAAAATGAAAGCGAGACCGCCGTGGCCGAACCGCCGTTTGCTCTAGGCTTCCTGGAGACCCAAGGCTTTACCGCCGTATTCGAAGCGATCGACAGCGCCTGTAAAGCGGCAAACGTGGAAGTCGTCGGCAAAGAGAAACTCGGCGGCGGCTATGTCACGATCGTCATCAAAGGGGACGTCGCCGCGGTCACCGCAGCGGTGGAAACAGGGAAATCCAAAGTCGAAGGACTGGGCAAACTGATCGCCGCGCATGTGATCGCGCGGCCCAGTGCATCCGTGCTGAGCTTGTTGCCCAAGTAG
- a CDS encoding Maf family protein, giving the protein MNTPLILASTSPRRRDLMTSAGYQFEVHPPRDTAECGICSKETPPELVARLAYQKAADVGERRSGGLIIGCDTVAECCGQILGKPTSREHAGQMLRLLRGRVHHVYSGLCLIRQRDQETRVKVAVTKLKMDAVTDSQLEDYLDTELWEGKAGAFGYQDGVDWLQVLAGSESNVVGLPLELLAEMLDELHYSPG; this is encoded by the coding sequence ATGAATACTCCCCTGATTCTGGCCAGCACCTCGCCGCGTCGTCGCGATTTGATGACGTCGGCCGGTTATCAATTTGAAGTCCACCCGCCGCGGGATACGGCCGAGTGCGGTATCTGCAGTAAAGAAACGCCGCCGGAACTGGTCGCCCGGCTGGCTTATCAAAAAGCGGCCGATGTGGGGGAACGCCGCTCGGGCGGCCTGATTATTGGATGCGATACGGTCGCCGAGTGCTGTGGGCAAATCCTGGGAAAGCCAACCAGCCGGGAGCATGCGGGGCAAATGCTGCGTTTGCTGCGGGGCCGCGTGCATCATGTGTACAGCGGCCTGTGCCTGATCCGCCAGCGAGACCAGGAAACCCGCGTGAAAGTCGCCGTGACCAAGCTGAAAATGGACGCGGTGACCGACTCCCAGCTGGAAGACTATTTAGATACCGAGCTTTGGGAAGGGAAGGCCGGAGCCTTTGGCTACCAGGACGGCGTCGACTGGCTGCAGGTGCTTGCCGGCAGTGAAAGCAATGTCGTGGGCCTGCCGCTGGAACTGCTGGCGGAAATGCTCGACGAGCTGCACTACTCGCCCGGCTGA